GGAAGCGCTCCTTTCCGCCTGGCCTTTCGTCCTTAGGCTTTTCCTAAGAAAAGTCGAAACTCCAACCAGGGCTGGCGAAATTATCTCAAATTATTCTgcggcgcccccccccgcccccgctcgTTTCTCAAGCTCCCCCCTCTCCGATGGTAATGAATTCCGGCCTTCCCGAGAGAAACAGCCTTTCTCCGtcctcccccaccacccccagcgccaTCGGATTCCTGGGAAGAGATTTATGCCCCCAAATCTGCTTTCAAGGACAAACCCCGTTTAATGACACATCAGATCCCAAGTAGGCGAGCAGAGCGTTTTCATCACAATGCTGGCGTGAATCGGGTGGCGCACATATGTCGGGGCGAGGGGGGAAAGCTGTTCGCAGGCGGACGGGCGCCCGCCTCCCCACAAAAGCCCCAGCCCCGGGGCAGCGCCGGGCCGTTATTAACTTCTGTTTGATTAGGGTAATTGCTCAAATTTGGGACCGGACAGTATGATTAATTACAGTTTAATTAACGCGTCCATTAAGAGCACTTAATGCCGCGTTGCTCCCAGAAAACCGCCTGAGGAATGGCGCTTGAAGGAAAGAGGAGGGtcggaggtttttttttttcccccttctaattttttaaatcggaatttatttattttggcatcGGAAAATACCCGGGTAAGGTTTCCATATAAAGGAGATGGGTGGAGGGgaataaatgaaattaaaatggtGATGCTAATCAAAGAATCTGGTAAAATCCACTTTAAAGCCACATTTCCAGAATTTCTTCCTGCCTTGCTGAACGCCAGTCACGACTAAAGCTGGTATTTTCTGGATGGTGGTTCCCCTCTGTTTGCCTAAGCGCGGAGGCCTCCCAGTCACCTCCAGAAAACCCTTCCTGCGACCagaacccccctcctcaggcctgGCCGCCACACGCGGGTTTCTTCCCACAGTCCTGCTTCGCCTGGGTCGCGATTCCTGCCAGAGGGAGAGCAAAGCCGGGCGAAGGAAAGAGGGTTTCTCTGCACAGGCCGGGAGGGTGGGGGCTTTGCAAAAAGAATAAAAGagttttccattcccccccccccagatgtgtAGATTAAAATCTAAATTAAAGATCAAGGCATAACCTTTCTCAAAAGGGTCCCTTCGAAACGTCTCAATACATTTGTCATCTATCTATCAAAAATCCAGGTGGAGAAAGGTAACTATCGTTAGGGATGTGGATAAGGACGCCTCTCTAATGTCACGCCGTCAAAATTGGAAAGGGGCAGGAGGGCCACGTCCTAAGAAGGCGCgatctgttcccctccccacatttgcGAAAACTTTTCCAGGCTGTTTCGCAGCACAGGATCGATCAGAGATCCAGCAGAGAGCGAGCGGGAGAGCGCGCCTGGCCTTGCTGAGGTCCCCCAACGAAAAGGGCGGCGCTGGAGCTGATCGCAGGTCGAACTATTGATTACCAATCGGTCTCCCCCACTTTTGCTCTCctcacttgtgggggggggacgcCATCAGTTTGTGACTGGGGGAGTCCGAATTCGCTCCTCGGGTTCGGGCCAAGGGACTGGCCAGCCCTCGCCCAACCCCCACCCGAAGACGTCTTATCGACAGCCTTTAAAAAAGAGATCTGGCCGCCTCCCCGCTCTTGCCCGTGAAATCGCTTGGAGGGAGATCCAGCCGGTGGCCAGAAGCGGATCTCTATCGCCCTCCGATTTCCCTCCCGCAAACCCCCAAGGGCCTCTCGGGGCCATCCCAAACCCcagagggttggggggggggaagggagagagggaccATGTAGGACTCCCGGCACAAGCCTCTCCGGCCAAGTGGCCCTCCGCCCCAGCCTTGCCTCTCCAGACCCGCGAGGGTCTACGCTGTGTGGAGGACTTGGGAGGGGGGTCCCAGTGGAGGGGGAGGCGTCACAGAGCCCGGGCCCCTCTGGCCAGCCCAGATCTTCCCCCGCCCCGTCTAGTTTcacctcccccacctcctcccgTCTTTCGTTTGATAAAACCAGCAACCCTGGAGGGTGGAGAACCCAGCTGAAACGGTAGGCGGTCTGgcctcctgggaaggggggcggctaAGGGGTCGGGTGTGCGCGGGGGGGCATCGGGGGCCCTCCCCAGCCAGGGTCGTCGAGGGTCCCCACGCCAAGGCTTACCTGCTCCCGCTCGGGCGACTCCTTCGCACCcaactccctcctcctcctcttctcgctccccccccccccgcgcaatcTGTTGTTCCTTAAAGAAGCCCGGTCCGCCTGGTGATTGACTGGCGCCGCCGGATGATTGACAGGCGCCCGAGTCCCGGAGGCGGCCGGCGTGGCGAGGCGGGGGCCGCTAAGTGGGTGTCGCCTTCCTGCTCCCGCGCCCGGCGGCGGATCAGCGCGCAGCGGCGGCTCCGGATCCCTCCTTtcccgctccctccctcccccccgcccccctctttTGAAGCCATGCGGTCAGCCGCCCGCCCGCAGCTCCACAGCCGAGGACGGCGGCGAAGGGCAGGCGCCCGCGCAGGAGCCCGCGTGCGCCGGCGCTGCTAGTCCGGCTGCGGGCGCCCGGCGGTGGATCGCGCCCGGAGGCGGGCAAGGCAGGGCTGAGCGTCGCCCGCGCGCCAACGGTAagcggcttcccccacccccgaacCCGGAGCCGCTTGGGAAGGGGCTGCCTCGCCCCCGGCCCCCTTCCCTGGTGGGCGCGCTTCAGCCCTGGCCCGGGCCGAGCCCCCCGGAAAGCCCTTTCCTCCCGGCTTCTTTGGGAAGGCCCCCGCCCGGGGTGTCTGTCcgtcccccgcccgcccgcctccgcATCTTCCCCTTGCCGGGTTGCAGCGCGGGGCCCGCACGCCCCGGGCCAGAGGCGGCCAAGGGAGGCGAGGCAGCCTTGGGTCGCTTCTCAAAAAGGCCGccatacaaaataaaaacagagggCGAAACGACCGTTTCCCTTTGGCAGAGGGCGAAATGAACActtgggaggaaggggggggaaatctccgcCCGGGGAGCTGTGGGCTGGGGCGATGCCGAAGGGTCCTTTGCCAAAAGCGAAGGTTCCTTCGCTTCTTTTTGTTAACGTTTCCCGTTAGAAAAGGTTTTTCGTTCGATTTGAGGAggcagcgagagagagagagagaagaagaaacgCGGTtggggccggcgggggggggttGTGGGCGGCCGGAGACTCGGGGCAGGAACTTGGCGGCCCCCTTCCCCGGGGCGCTCGGCGCAATTACCAGGGAAGCGCCTTCTGCCTTAAGCCCCGGCGGTCCCCGCCGGCTAAGCGCCTTGGCTGGG
The Euleptes europaea isolate rEulEur1 chromosome 20, rEulEur1.hap1, whole genome shotgun sequence genome window above contains:
- the LOC130491985 gene encoding basic proline-rich protein-like, whose translation is MIYGAISQRPAPPARGEGGPGLDASSPADTGKEVARDGHLLELQAAPPAASRGNCPWPGQALSRVLNGGARGEPTFAPGIPGRSRRPTPGSAGAPGRGRFSTSDSARWEGSGRLWGPPCGQPPARSSTAEDGGEGQAPAQEPACAGAASPAAGARRWIAPGGGQGRAERRPRANGKRLPPPPNPEPLGKGLPRPRPPSLVGALQPWPGPSPPESPFLPASLGRPPPGVSVRPPPARLRIFPLPGCSAGPARPGPEAAKGGEFLGPGEPRRFGFKTPGPVSRQA